The uncultured Dysgonomonas sp. genome contains the following window.
CTGTTCTCTAAATTCCTTGGTCGTTAATCCAAAATAAGTTTTGAATGCTCTACTGAATGAAGAAGCATTGATAAAACCACATTGAAAAGCAATATCACTAACAGTAGATTTCAGGTTGTCGGTGAGTAGTTGAGCGGCTTTTTCTAGCCTGATACGTGAAACAAAATTATTAGGGGTTTCGCCTACCATTGCTGTAAATATTCTATGAAAGTGATAAGGCGAAAACGAAGCTACTTGAGCCATGACCGCCAAATCGATCTGCTGTTCAATATTTTGTCCAATATAATCCATCACACGATTAATCCGTGCTGTATATTCCTGTTTACTAAGTTCTTTTGAATCCATCAGGCTAAATTATTCAAAAAATAAAGAATGTAATTCACCTATCTTGCTTTATTGTATAATATCCATCTGTAGAAGTTGAAATATGTTTGACTAACTCCAAAATAGAACACTATCTTTTTATAATTTACTTGTATCCAAGTCTTTTTGACTTTTGGATCTACCCCATAATTCAGACGGAGTTAAGGAGGTTTCAATTAATTCTACGGGTACTCCTCCATTATTGATAATGGCTACACGATAGTTTGGAATAGGTTCGTAAGGACCTAGTAGAATCTCGTAACCATCTGTAGCCTCTTTCAAATTATCTACTTGTATAGCTACATGAGGCAAACTTTTTATTAAAGGATGTAAGGGACTATCATCTGTGAAACGGTGATATTGTATTCTGAAATCGCCTTCTACATCTGATGTGTACATCCCAAAAGCTTCACTGAATTTTTCATTGGGGCGTACCTCGGTAGTAGGGATACCCATATGATGATAGCGATATTCTCTATCAAATTTATTCATAGCCATAATATTGTTTTTTTGTAAAGATAGAAAATTTCTCTAATAGCAGTTTTCCCATAGTTTAAATGACAAAGTTATATTTTGCTGATCGAGAAAACTCAAAATTCTGTTTTAGGTATAGACAAGTACAGCCTAAAGCTACCAGTCTGTAGATTAATGATGTGTGCTATTTTTTAATGACTTATATTTGCTACCCCCGTAATCATAGTATAAACAAAAAAGAAAATTACTATGGAGATAATGTATATTGAAGCCCAAACATTCGAAGCACTGATGCAAGGTTTTGAAGGATTTGTTCGAAAGGTAGACCAGTTATGTGAAAGGCATATAGGTAAAGAATTGAATGAGTGGCTGGATAATCAGGATGTATGCTTAATTTTGGATATAAGCCCCCGTGCATTGCAGACCTTGCGAGATACGGGTAAGTTGGCATACACCCAGATAGACCGAAAGGTATATTACAAACCAAAAGATGTGGAGAAACTTATTGCGAACTTAAAAAAGCAAAAAAATGAACAGCGAGGTTATAACAAGAGGCAATGAGCGGATAAAAACATTGCTAGGTTCACTCGACAAGGTGTTGGTCAAACTGGAAAATATATTGACAAACTATAAGCCGACATTGAACGGAGAGCGATTTCTGACTGATGTACAAGTTTCGGAACGATTAAAGGTAAGCCGACGGACATTACAACAATACCGAAGCGAAGGAAGAATCCCATATTTTAGATTTGGAGGAAAATCTCTGTATCGGGAGTCCGATATACAGAAAATATTGGAAAAAAATTATTGTGAGGAATGGGAATAATTCTAAAGCTATTTATCTTACAATGTTTAATCAAATTCCCCGAAATCAAATGATTTCGGGGAATCTTTTTTAGTTCAGCACCGCATTCTGCATTGGCAATATGAGAGTCGTTGTTACGCTGTTTCTGGCTGTCTTTTTGATTACCCACTTGCGAAATACATCCGCTTTGAAGGACTGCACCCTAAAAGCAGTAGCTATGACCATATCCAATCCATAATAAGAAGGATAGATATTCTTTCCATCAACTATGCAAGATGATGAATCATCACCACTTGCAATACCCGATTTTTCAATAGTACGAACCTCTCTTTTTACAGTTTGAAGGAAAATACCAAATAGTTCGGCTATCTCGGCAATAGTCATGCTGGTTTCGCTTGGAATAGTTATATTTCCATTATCGGAGATTGTTATTTTTGTTTGACTCATAATTAAACAATTTGATTTTCTTTGTTTTGCATTATTTTTCTTCGTTTCATAAGTTTATCCATATCCTTCGATATTTTCTGTTCTGTGATTTGGGCATACACTTGTGTAGTGCTAATGTTAGCGTGCCCCATCATTTTGGCTACACTCTCAATGGATAATCCTGCTGAAATCGCCAGAGTTCCGAAACTGTGGCGAGAGCAATGGTACGACAAATTCTCTTTCAATCCCGTAGTAATCCCGATTTGATTAATGTCATACCAGATCTTATCTCGAATAGGTAAAGGGAATACAGGACTGCTATCATCAGTGGTATTGTAAAGCATTAGTATCTGCTCGGCTATTGGATGAAGGGGGATGAATGCCTCTACATTGGTTTTTACCCTACGCTTTCGGATATAGAGCCTGCCTGCTGCCGTTTTTCCTATATGCTGAGGATAAAGGCGATGCATATCCACATAGGCAAGCCCCGTCAGTGACGAAAAAATAAAAGCCCTACGCACTAACTCCAAACGTTCATCCGGCATTGGGTTCTCCATAATACATTTCAAATCGGATTTGTTTATATGCCGATGCTTGGGAGGATCTTTCTTTTCGTATCTCACATCTTCCAATGGATTACTTCTCAATACTTCTTGGTCAATAGCAATATAAATAAGTCGGTTCAGCCAAGTTAAAGCTCGGTTTATATACGAA
Protein-coding sequences here:
- a CDS encoding helix-turn-helix domain-containing protein, with protein sequence MEIMYIEAQTFEALMQGFEGFVRKVDQLCERHIGKELNEWLDNQDVCLILDISPRALQTLRDTGKLAYTQIDRKVYYKPKDVEKLIANLKKQKNEQRGYNKRQ
- a CDS encoding helix-turn-helix domain-containing protein is translated as MNSEVITRGNERIKTLLGSLDKVLVKLENILTNYKPTLNGERFLTDVQVSERLKVSRRTLQQYRSEGRIPYFRFGGKSLYRESDIQKILEKNYCEEWE
- a CDS encoding site-specific integrase, with amino-acid sequence MRSTFKILFYINKNKVRADGTTAILCRISIDGKPIVVTTSIYCQAENWDAKKGGIKNERISNQLKAFRQRIEHTYEHILGEQGAISSELLKNTIVGINSIPTSLLEAGKVELERLRLRSIEIDSRSSYRESRLMQGNLQEYIYSKGMKDIAFAAIREEFAESFKLYLRTVHDRKNSYINRALTWLNRLIYIAIDQEVLRSNPLEDVRYEKKDPPKHRHINKSDLKCIMENPMPDERLELVRRAFIFSSLTGLAYVDMHRLYPQHIGKTAAGRLYIRKRRVKTNVEAFIPLHPIAEQILMLYNTTDDSSPVFPLPIRDKIWYDINQIGITTGLKENLSYHCSRHSFGTLAISAGLSIESVAKMMGHANISTTQVYAQITEQKISKDMDKLMKRRKIMQNKENQIV